Within Thunnus thynnus chromosome 15, fThuThy2.1, whole genome shotgun sequence, the genomic segment ctcacagttagtggtagactagctgctcacagttagctgtagactacctgctcacagttagctgtagactagctgctcacagttagctgtagactagctgctcacagttagctgtagactacctgctcacagttagctgtagactagctgctcacagttagctgtagactacctgctcacagttagctgtacactacctgctcacagttagctgtagactagctgctcacagttagctgtagactacctgctcacagttagctgtagactagctgctcacagttagctgtagactacctgctcacagttagctgtacactacctgctcacagttagctgtagactagctgctcacagttagctgtacactacctgctcacagttagctgtagactagctgctcacagttagctgtagactacctgctcacagttagctgtagactacctgctcacagttagctgtacactacctgctcacagttagctgtagactagctggtgaacatagtggagcatttagcagctaaagagccagatgtcgacggccgaagagcaaaacctccgatctgaaaaatgcacttttgagaaaactaaaaaaaacttgttttcttgcagaatgctatttgttaaggacactcagcacataaaacactgtttttggactatattattatattatgtgttatagatattaatgcctcacaaagtgcagataggagcttttgcacttgcAGCTTttgcaagttggaagaggttccacaaaacgatgctctaaattgagttaataattaaatgtaatagttactacattgtagtaCACGAGGGTCAGaattccttaaattcagtgtatttgcttcctcgTCCTCTGGagatgaatgttcagtgattcgtgctgtagcctctctacacatccagagactctgcgttgtgtttttgttttgttgtgtgacttttctgtcacaacgaagggcgggattatcttgattatcttgattatcttgattatcttgattatcttgattatcttgattatcttgattatcttgcagacagactgaatatgagcaaaaccttccttgttctcatcatgCAAAGTGAAATCTgccaatcagaaaattctgcagataggaggttttgcgctTTGACCATCGatatatttccctcaggagtcggtagagagcaaaaacagctagaagagagagaatactggacagaaacacgactcaacatgaatgataataatGTTCACTGCTGCTTCTTGATGGAAACTAAACATCAGTTACTGACGGTTTATCTCTTAATGTCATTGTTTGGTCAGTGTTATATATTTCAGCCTGAAAGGTTTCATGTCTTTGAAGTTTAATagatttgaagcttttacaTTCGCTGTACCTGCTGGATGTGAAAGAAATGAACCACATCGAGTTTGCCGTAAACGGCTTTACGGTGTTTAACACACGTTTAAAATCTCAGCTGACATCAACACCTGCAGAGTGTTGATGTCATGAATAATCCAGATGTGTTTCAGCAGCTGTTAATCAACCTGCAGCTATTTAAAGGTTTGATGTTTCCTGCCGTCACTGACTGAACCAAACGTGTGAACAACTTCTCATCAACTTCTATAAAATGACTTGAATGTGTTTGGGGCCCCTGAGGAGGGTTCAGGGGCCCCCGAGGAGGGTTCAGGGGCCTCTGTAGTCTGATTCGGCCTCCggctgtttcttttcttttcttttttttctttttttttttgctgctttcaAATTTTTTCCTTCTGCGAGTTTTTATCTTGTATTTGTgagtaaaaacaccaaaaggaaaatatgaataatttagtCAAATATCTgtcaggaagaagaaaaacaagaaaataagtgtAAAAACCTCCGAAACTTTAAACAACGAGGAACATTTAGAGACAGATTCATGAAGACGATgattcatgtttctgtctggtCTGAACGCTCAAATTCAAActataacattaacattaataataactgatgtttcacattaaaagctctCAGATGCTGGAAGgcttttcacattaaaagctctCAGATGCTGGAAGgcttttcacattaaaagccctCAGATGCTGGAAGgcttttcacattaaaagctctCAGATGCTGGAAGgcttttcacattaaaagctctCAGATGATaggaggcttttattgtgaaaccttacagaaatgaaaggaaaacgTTCCTCgttaaacatttaacaaaccaaaacaacagggaagcttgtttttgttcacttttcactacaacatcctcctcctcttcctcctcctcttccttctcctcctcctcgtcctcttcctcctcctcctcctcttcctctccctctcctcctccttcctcttgctcctgctctttctcctcttcctctcttcctctccttctcctcctccctcctcttcctcctcctcttcctccccttcctctcctactcttcctcctcctcttcctctcctctcctcctcctcctcctcttcctcttcctcctcctcctcctcctcttcctctctcctcctcctcttcctcctcttcctcttcctctctcctcctcctcttcctcttcctgtctcctcctcctcctcctcttcctcttctctcctcctcctcttcctcttcctcctcctcctcttcctctctcctcctcctcctcctcttcctccccctcctcctctcctcctcctcctcctcttcctcctcctcctcctcctcctcttcctcctcctagCTAGCGTGCTAACCTCGGGGATCAGCTGGTCCAGTTCAGGTTTGACTGTGTAAATCCTTCGTTCTTCGTGTGTTGAATAATCAGACGCAGCGTTTGGAaattttaaagattaaaaacagacacaaagacataaacatgcacataaaacaataaaaatagaacatACATCTGCACAAAAAACCCAAACCAAACACCAGTAAAGTAAATCACTTCACTTCCAGTTTGGAGCCTCAATCAGCTTCAAAAACtctcaaaaagaagaaaaaagtagCTTCCTGTTGTATTAAAACATGTTCTTAAAGGTAAAAGATGAAGTGAATGTGCTGCACATATAATCTTCTTATCCTGTTTATAATTCACCATTAAAGGAAACTGACGAGCTGACGGCTGCGTAACCAGAGTAaccagtgatgtcactgggACAGACCTTCAACGGGCAGGTTGAAGATGATGGTTTTAGGGTTGAGATGAAGAGTTTAGGGAGTTATGTCATTGATGTCCTCACAGGGATATaagtacaaatgtgtgtgtgtgtgtgtgtgtgtgtgtgtgtgttgtgtgtgtgtgtgtgtgtgtgtgtgtgtgtgatgaggcCCCAGTGACCACAGCGCGTGCTGCGGTTGCCATGGTTGCCAGGCTCTCACAGCCCAGACTGATTAGGCTATGGAAGTTGGCAGCCGTCACCATGGCGACACTGCACCTGATGTAATTGCACCATTTATCAACCTGGAGAGGTTTTATCACGACTGTCCAGATTaggaagaataaataaataaaaatacagactttcaaaagcagccaatcagagtcagCGTCAGGGGGGGCGttaacaaaagaaacacagcgTCCAAATAAACGAGGTGACAGTGAACGTGTCAGCTGCAGTTCCTCTTAACGTCCACTAGATGCTGCTGAGATCAACTCTGGCTGTATTGAAGTGAACAGGAAAACCTTCAACTTCCTGTTGTGTTCGGGTATTTGCTGAAAGGACTCACGCTCTAAACAGTCCGCAGCTaacatgctagcagctctgtgaggttgtacttgagctaaatactaacatcagcatgctaacatgctcgtAGCGATAATGCTAGCATGTTAAAGTTTAccatgtttactgtgtttagCATGTTAGACCGGCTGTTACACGAGGAGAGCTGGACAGGGTCGTAGACCAGTATCTGCTCCTTTAtgtgaggaggagcaggaggagcaggaggagcaggaggagcacTCTAGAGTCCAACAAAATGACCTCCAGCAGGCTGCTGGTTTCTGGCCAAACCGTCAGAAACAGACGGCATGAGGGCCCCATGTCCTCTAGTGGGACCTGTGCTCACAGCCCAGAACCGTGCGGCTTGATTGGCATTCACCAGAGAACACCAGAACTGGCAGGTCCACCACTGGTGCCCCGTTCTCTCAGCAGATGACAGCAGGTTCACACTGAGCACATGTGACAGGCGTGAAAGAGTCTGGAGACGGCCAGACGTTGTCGGGAGTGAATACAGGCTCTCGGGGGCCAAACACACAACTGAGTCACATCAGCTGTGCTCTCACTGGGTTGATGTTACTGGTTTCCACTGACTGTTGTTACGTCATTTAGTTCTCAACAAATTATACAATGTACATCAGTAAAGATTTTATTCAAGTTGAATAATTCGTTAATCAACATCTGATGTGTGATTCAAGTGTCCCCTTAATTATTACAGCACGTTACCTTCAggttattacacatttatttcctATCATGatgattttaaataataattttagtCTCAGATAtatatcaaaaaataaaatgtaaaaaatctctttattattattcttgcCCATTCAATATAGTAAACACTgtgcagagtcaggctcttaATGTGATGAACGATGAAAAGTGAGATAGAGAGCAAGTCCACCAAAGTTCAAACCTAATCCACACCCTCGGTATCAGCTAAAGTcccgtcttcttcttcttcttcttcttcttcttcttcttgcagagtttgttttcattctgctgaaggaggaaagtttctctgagctcattaaaaatcagatttttaaggGGCGGGGCctttgatttgtgacatcactaatagtttggagccaatcatagTCCAATATTCAGCTGACACAAAGTGTGAAATGTGGAAACtagaagcctccagtgcacaatcACTGAGGACAGACTGTtaggaggagacatctggtgttatatatgttatatatgtttatatatatatgttatatattttagattctggaattttaatgagggagaagcagGAGATgcaattttaaggattttaatgtggtaatttaactttttcgTGTGGAAAAAACGTACCAGACACAAATCATTAGtcaaagtattttatatacatcctaaaacatgtctggaagggatcaTTAAGTCAAATATCTCAATACTTCTTCTATCGCTGCAtataagaaaagcagcaaatcttcacatctgagaatCTGGAACCagcagatttttgttttttgtttgaaagaTGACTAAAAGGACTCATCAGTtctcaaaatagttgcagattaatttcctTTCAATCGACTCTAATGTTCTCAGACCTCACAGAGCTTCTCCAGAGACGTAATAAAACAGTTTCcattatgtgtaaaatcagtggattGCCCCTTTAACTTCACTGAACTGCTCTTCATTACACGGTTAAATTGCAGCAGAAACACCTTCAAgtgtttattttacactttgAAACAgggtgagaagaagaagaagaagaagtgagcACAGTGACGTTCTCTGACCCCCGCTGACTTCATAACTTCTCAGAgaaactttttacatttctttgatTTTATGGAGATGTCTCTTCAAAGGCTTCGGTCCGGTACGCTGTGTTGACTTCTCATAGTGAGAGTGACACCTCTGAGGTCAGCCTGCTGTTTTCCATCAAATCTAATTACTTTTTTGGGTTCTCACACATTTTCAGAGGCTgcaccagcagcagcctggAGGGACTCTGGGATTTTATTTCCTGCATTATAaagaagagagtgtgtgtgtgttcaggtgtgtgtgtgtgtttcctctctaCAACGATGAATCAGCTCAAAATGGCCTCCAATTaatctgtaaataataacaGCAGTTTTAAGGGATTAATTTCTCTCCAGGCCGGACACAAACGAGTGAGCTGAATGTTAAAAATCTGAAGTCTGTTTGCTGCAGAACTACAGAAAGTGAGGCTGAACTGCATAAAAATATTTGAGCAGAGGGGCAGTGAAATATTAAACAGGGTGGGAGGAGACGGTTTAAATGTGCCAACTCAGCAAATCCTCCACAGACGTCCTGCAGTCGACTCGTTAAAAGTGATCAGCATGTAAAGAGACATAACATCAGTTCTCATATCAAACATCGAGTTCTGATCAGAAGAAGCAGCAACTAAAGGTCATTTCTGAATGATCAGATTCTGTTTTTTAGATACTGAGGTTCAAAGTTTTCATATTCTAATTAACAACACTGATGTACAGTAAAGTTCTCATTTATCTGTCAAAATAAAAGGCATCTTTAATCAAAATCCTGTCACATTTTAAATGGGGTTTTCTTGATCAGGTGGCTTTCAGGTAGAACTTTGCATCCTGAGAACTCGTTGTTttaaactgaaatcacatttaatcatcccataatgtcaacatgtttttaaaatgtacagttaatagttttgtattattataattaaaaacagtctttgggaaaatatcagaaatgctacTTTTGtttcggtgtctgtgtttgattgacagcagctggaaggACGTGTaggtgtttgactgacagcagctggaggggcgtgtaggtgtctgtgtttgattgacaggagcTGGAAGGGTgtgtaggtgtctgtgtttgattgacagcagctggaggggcgtgtctgtgtttgattgacagcagctggaagggcgtgtcggtgtctgtgttcgATTGAAAGCAGctattaaatgtgttatttcttaaaggaaaagtttgacattttgggaaatataatTGTTTGCTTTCTTTCGTCAGGTTGATACTTCTCTCTTataaatgtgaagctacagctagcagctgattagcttagcttagcataaagaatggaaacagagggaaacagctagcctggctctgtccaaaggtaacacaATCCACCTGccaacacctctaaagttcactgattaacatgttatatcttgctTGTTTAATCtacacacaaaatgaaacacaggaaatCAATGTTCACAAGAGGTTATGAGGCACATAAGACGCCaaacaaattgtcattttactgtttagTTTTTGATGCATGTGAAGGCTCCTTTCACCAAACTTCACCTAAATGtattttcaggttttggacacagaaagagacagactgaaaaataaaaaaataaaaagccagTGAACATTTGAAGCCAGTCGAATTTGGCTTTAATCTGCATGTGGGAAGCAAATGAAGAGCTTCTTTCCAGAAGGATCtgtttaaaacaaatgacacCCACAGTCCCACCCACAGACTGCTGGCACCAGgacaacaaagagaaaacactgaagttaGAAAGAGTTTGGAGATATTTACTTATAAAACAGCAACTGATTTATGAAGACAACACACATATCCTGAATGATATCGGGCAGGTTGCTGTGACAACATGAAGCCACAATTTACAAATTTTAAACAAGATGTCTCAGAATATTTTATCCTGATCCCATTCTTgctctccagaggatgaagattttagattttattgacaaaatgtatatttttatccCCACTATTGTTAAAACAGATAAATTATCAGGATGTTGGTGCAGCTCCTCGTCCACAGGTCGACAGTCGACCTTGAACATGTGGTGTCCCTCAGGGCTCCATCTGAGGGCcaatttattatctattattgattatttttggtACTTTTTAATGAATACGTGTCCTTAAtacatgatgtgtttttctgctgtctgttttCTTGCAGGCCTTATCCTCTCTGACTCTCTTCTTCTACAAGGACGATGTTCACCTGCAGACTGTTTCTTAttggacagaagaagaagaagatcatCTGAACCAACCAATCATTCTCCATCCCAACATGACCGACGACCTCTACAGCAGCACCTTCTCCGCTTCTGAATCAGActtgtcctcctcctcgtcctcctcggCGTCCGCCTCCTTCCTCACCCTCGAGCAGAGGGCGGCCTTCGTCTTCgtcctcatcctcttcatcttcctggGCCTGCTGATTGTCCGCTGTTTCCGGATCCTTCTGGACCCGTACCGCAGCATGCCGTCCTCCACCTGGACAGACTACATGGAGAAGGACACGTTCGACTACCGGATTTCCTGACAGGCAGCCTGAGAGGCAGCAACCCCGACAGTAAACAGTTAAACTGAGGCGACGATCACGCTGACGAACCGAAGCACAAACACAAGCGCACATTTCCccgcagagagaaaacagactAGTAAACGCTACGACGGGAAATTAGTCCgaaacaaaatccaaaatgacaGATTGAGagtttgtttactgtgtgtCAGACGTGTGAGCTCTAAGAATattgtttttaaggttttagCATCCAAATAAAACTCTAATATTTCAGCTCTACCTGTAACCAGAAGACCCGAATCATTCATTTGACAACTTTAGACTTGACTCAGGGCTTCAAATATCTTATTCACATTACTCCAGAAAAAAACACgatcaattataaaaaatagttacagattaattttcttactaaatgatgaatcgattagttCTTTCAGCTCTACCGGTGACATAATGTGGATTTTAACCCAAAGATTCGCAGTGAATCAACTTAATACTGTGAAGCAGCCAATCACGTCGCTCTGGTTGGAATAGCAACTTTAAAACGCGTCATCGGTTTCAACTTCGCTCAACATTCggagaaacacaaagagctcATTAGAGTCGACGTCGGCCTGTAAAACGGTGAAAGTAGCTGCTGCGTTTGTCTTGAATGCAAAATATAGCAGTGATTAACTACTACTAGCTGTCTTTACTTACAgccacacacagtcagacattaTTGAAATCAGATTTAATTATTAGAATGAGACAGTAGAGAAGAGAACAGCCTGCCCTGGAAAACCTTTTGGGAAACATGCGCTTCGTGTTTTCATCGCTTCCAGTCTGATTGTCACCTCGGTCTGCCTGGCAGGCAGCGCATCTgggcaaaaaacacaacatctaaAACACTTAactgacaaaatgttaaaataaattacGAAATCTAACACCAATTACAGATTAAAAAGGATGAAACACTTTGTTTTAGTGACTACACACCACATGTTCAGCTGTGTCAGGCCTTTAAACTGCACAGAGGTTCATTTCCAGTCTGCAGCTGTGGTTTTTGCCCAGATTGAAGGTGTGAAGCGTCGTAGGAatccctcctctctgctctctgacagCAGTGCTGCAGGATTCAGGCGAGGAGGAGGGATCTCTGACTTCTGCGTCCATCAGACCGTCTGCCGGGCAGCATGTTCGGGTTGCTGTCTCTCACCAGGagacaatttatttttttttttaattttttgttctcttatgtcaacattaacttttattaactTTAAGAACTTATTGAGAAAACTGCTGAGTGAGGAAACAGGTGAATGTTATTGgtgagcagaggaggaggaggaggaggaggaggaggaggaggaggaggcccaGGAGAGTTGAAAGCAGAACCACAGAGGAAGAACAAGGCTGAATTGAATCTGCAGAGACGTTTCCAGTGACTCTCCGCTGTCCTGCCAGCCCGGCTGTTGCTTAGTAACTGGTGTTTTCAGTGCCAGCCGATGGCGTCTCACCGCGCAGCCGATCGGCACACAGAGCTCTGTCGCAAGTCTGCAGCCAAAATCTCCTCAGCTCTGAAGAAAAGGAGACAAAACACAGGCGGGGTGACAAACGACCAACATGATCCGACGGTGAATCAGCTCCTCGGCTTCTATTTCTACCAGTTTGGCACACGAGCGACCATTAGCTGGATGTCTTGTTGCTAAAAATGTGGAGAAGCTGTCAGGCCCGCAGGTGGGTCAGTTATCACAAACttactgtgtgttgtttgtaaAAACATCATTCAAATCTTCCAAACTTATAACAGAAatcccaaagtttccaaagatatgaatcattttcatcagACGGATGCTGCAGCCGTAAAAACGACTTATTAAGCTGTTTAAAGATAAATTAACCAAATCACATATAAGATAAAGAACGGGATCTGCAGTAACTAGTTTACATCAGAATCAAGTAGTGAAcggacacatcatcagcttttatgTTGACGCGTCTCtgtggagcaacattatcatccaTGTGATCATGTGAATAATTAGGTttggggttcctcagggttctagtCTTGATCCTTTACAGCTTCAATTAATCATCTATAAAAAGCCTGAGATGACGTTTCAAACATCTGATTTGTTTGTATTAAATATTCAGTCTGCTGTCACATTCAGCCAcaagcagcaaatattcacaattagaagaaaaaaatgacttaaacgatTAGTTTATTATCAAAATCGTTACAGACaattacaatatattttctgACAATTGACTAAATTATGAATTGatcagttgtttcagctctacttgACTTGAAATATTAAACAGGTGTTGGGTTCTGAGGTCCGGTCGGTGCTCCAGCTTCACTTTTAGTGCCGACTGGAAAGTTCAACACAGAAAGACAGCGAGCGAATCCGCagtgatgttttattgttttattttctcttccagcagcagcagcagcagcagcagagcccCTCCGGCGTCCTGCAGGAACTCTGCTGTAATGGGCTTCCTCGTGGTCGGAGGTCTCCTGTCAACTCTCCTCGCAGGGAGCCTGAACCTTCCAGCTGAAAACCCCCAGAGCAGAGAAATTGTTTGAAGTCAGTGAAAAGAATCAGAAAGATATGAAAGGCTGCTCCCCTCTGGGCCTCTTTCTGCAGGGAGGTTTGAACGCTGGTGGCAGGACCCCCCCCACCCcgacccccccccaccccccacccccaaacacacacaccggaTCAAGACACTGGAAACAGAACGGGGCACAACACAGCCGGCTGCAGCTCTTCAGGTCGCTGTCGTCTCCTGCAGCGTGACAGAAAACCTCCTCCAAGGTtactcctcctccctcactgCACTTCACTCTGCTTCGGGAATCTTTCAAAGTTTTTGAGGCTCTCTGGAGGGGTCCTCTCTGCAGGGGGGGCAGCCCAGCCTCcgcctgaaggaaaaaaaaacacagaaacagaaaaaggttGTGTTTAATTTCCCCTCCTGAAGCAGAGGGAGACTCATGAAGCTTCTACTGACTGAATGCAGGAAATGCGACTGAAACTCTGaaaaactctgttttttttggAGCTTCTACAAGATTTGAGGCTGTCTGGATCGCAGCCGCGGCTCCACCAGACGTCGCAGACGGAATATAAAAGGGGAGTTTTGGTTTTCTCGCCCAGCAGGACTTCTTCAGCTCACATCCAGCGGCAAGTGAGGATCACTGAAGAGTTTCATCTCAGATCCATTTAGGGAAATCAGccaatctgtttttcttttccagttCAACGCCTCTAATTGCAGAGCGACTGGGTCTTTTCATGGCACTCTGGTATTTCTTAATAGTGTTTTTGTCAGATTTGAGTCGCCTGCTGTGCTGCAGACACTGTCCTGGTGTCTGTTTATGCTGGAAACATTCGCTC encodes:
- the LOC137198954 gene encoding cortexin-2-like yields the protein MTDDLYSSTFSASESDLSSSSSSSASASFLTLEQRAAFVFVLILFIFLGLLIVRCFRILLDPYRSMPSSTWTDYMEKDTFDYRIS